A stretch of the Leptospira kirschneri serovar Cynopteri str. 3522 CT genome encodes the following:
- a CDS encoding pentapeptide repeat-containing protein: MIHDLSVQEFIQLIKKGKKKFTNVSVEDFNFTLRNYDLESVEFKNCFINISLEKCNLKNTKFLFCNLKTISIQDCYIENCYISDCQIESVTITGKNINQIVFGTNYAYGIMLKPEKCLLYVQNGIIKNT, translated from the coding sequence GTGATTCATGATCTTTCCGTTCAAGAATTTATTCAGCTTATTAAAAAAGGGAAAAAGAAATTTACGAACGTATCTGTTGAGGATTTTAATTTTACACTTAGGAACTATGATTTAGAAAGTGTGGAATTTAAAAATTGTTTTATAAATATTAGTTTAGAAAAATGTAATCTTAAAAATACTAAATTCCTTTTTTGTAATCTTAAGACCATATCTATCCAAGATTGTTATATAGAGAATTGTTATATTTCCGATTGCCAGATCGAATCAGTTACAATTACCGGAAAAAATATCAATCAAATTGTGTTTGGAACAAACTATGCATACGGTATAATGTTGAAACCTGAAAAGTGTTTGCTTTATGTACAAAACGGGATCATTAAAAATACATAA
- a CDS encoding tetratricopeptide repeat protein, with product MNRSIILITGFLFICAGLLTAVYQTTIQDEDSKRKNILEKIKEGEEYLKQTNSKAAEKAVDIFSELSAREIPEEHSFRVKYDMGRALERNQDSLLALGIYRELNQKEGLSRDERSRVAYSMGNLLLQLNRDEEGKGHLEEVLRISADSKLRSNALSAIADYYMKKGNYDLSRKNYVLALQEDPENVKARVRWGKSLRRMGKDWSAYDVYDDYAQAGFYFDPEKEKVSSEFRSGILEKARQLYVRKQYYGAIDTFKKALDMGVSSKAEEQALFYIAESYEAIGKSDSALQYLNRVLGNQDGSLDQTALFRKGTIYFKSGKYEKAAALFQEATDKYPDSPVGRKASAWKKESLDQVEDNLHYKQEDKEKSKEDLETERLD from the coding sequence ATGAACCGCTCTATCATCTTAATTACAGGATTTTTATTTATCTGCGCCGGGCTTTTAACCGCGGTATATCAAACTACGATTCAGGACGAAGATTCCAAACGAAAAAACATTCTGGAAAAAATCAAAGAAGGCGAGGAATACTTAAAACAGACCAATTCAAAAGCTGCAGAAAAAGCCGTGGATATATTTTCCGAACTTTCCGCGAGAGAAATCCCAGAAGAACATTCTTTCCGTGTTAAGTACGATATGGGAAGAGCACTTGAAAGAAACCAAGACAGCCTTTTGGCTCTCGGGATCTATAGAGAATTAAATCAAAAAGAAGGTCTTTCCAGAGACGAACGCTCAAGAGTTGCGTATTCTATGGGAAATCTTCTTTTACAACTCAATCGAGACGAAGAAGGAAAAGGTCATTTAGAAGAAGTTCTTAGAATTTCAGCAGATTCTAAACTTCGTTCGAACGCGTTATCTGCCATAGCTGACTATTACATGAAAAAGGGAAATTACGACCTTTCCCGTAAAAATTACGTCCTCGCCCTTCAAGAAGATCCTGAAAACGTAAAGGCCAGGGTTCGTTGGGGAAAATCTTTACGCAGAATGGGTAAGGATTGGTCCGCCTACGACGTTTATGACGATTACGCTCAAGCCGGATTCTATTTTGACCCCGAAAAAGAAAAAGTAAGTTCCGAGTTTAGAAGTGGTATCTTAGAGAAAGCAAGACAACTCTACGTTCGCAAACAATACTACGGTGCTATTGATACTTTTAAAAAAGCTCTTGATATGGGCGTCAGTTCGAAAGCGGAAGAACAAGCTTTGTTTTATATCGCAGAAAGTTACGAAGCGATCGGTAAATCCGATTCCGCTCTTCAATACCTAAATCGAGTTTTAGGAAATCAAGACGGTTCTTTAGACCAAACGGCTCTTTTTCGTAAAGGTACGATCTACTTCAAAAGTGGTAAGTATGAAAAGGCCGCAGCCTTATTTCAAGAGGCCACAGATAAATATCCGGATTCTCCCGTTGGCAGAAAGGCAAGCGCTTGGAAAAAAGAATCCTTAGATCAAGTGGAAGATAATCTTCATTACAAACAAGAAGATAAGGAAAAAAGCAAAGAGGATCTGGAAACAGAAAGATTAGATTGA